Part of the Acidobacteriota bacterium genome, TCGATGCTCAATCCTGAACATCGGAAGTACATTGCCGAAGTCTGGGGCATCGACGAATCTGAAATGCCTGAACCTGGCGTATCCGCCGTCGAGCTGTTTAACAAAATGCGGGAAGGCGAGATCAAAGGCCTTCTCTCGATATGCAGCAACATGATGGTCTCGCTGCCGGATACCAATCAGGTGCGGAAGTCGCTCGAGGGACTCGAATTTAACGTCTGCATCGACTTCTTTATGTCCGAGAGCGCCCGTTATGCCGACGTTGTCCTCCCCGGTACAACATGGTCCGAAGACGAAGGTACGACCACCAGCGGCGAGGGCCGCGTGATAAAGATCAATCAAGCGATAGACCCGCCCGGTGAGGCTCGCCACGATTGGCGCGCCCTCCAGGAGATCGCTCATAGGATGGGTCGCGGAAAGTACTTTCAATTTGAGTCTCCTCGGGAGATATTTGACGAGCTCCGAGTCGCTTCCAAGGGTGGGAAGGCAGATTATTTCGGGGTCACTTACGAAAAGATCGACAAACAGGACGGCGTGTTCTGGCCATGCCCAACCGAGGAAAGCACGGGGACGCCGCGTCTTTTCGAGGAACGTTTCGCTCACGATGACGGCAAGGCAAGATTTCACGCGATCGAGTACAAAGGGGCTGCGGAAAAGCCCGATGAGGAGTACCCGCTCATCTTTACCAGCGGTCGTATCGTTCACCAGTATTTGTCGGGCAATCAGACCCGGCGTATTGGCTTTCTTGTTCAGCAGTGTCCGGAGCCATTCGTTGAGATGCATCCTGAAACCGCAATGAGATACAAGATCAACGATGGCGAGCGGGTCAAGGTGATCTCGCGTCGCGGTGAAGGTATATTCCCCGCTCTGGTAGTAAAAACCATCAGGCCCGATACGATCTTTATCCCGTACCACTGGGGCGAGGAACTCGCGGCAAATCAGATAACCAACGCAGCACTCGACCCGACCTCGAAAATACCGGAATTCAAAGCATGTGCTGCTCGTCTAGAGAAAATACACACGAGAGAATTGCCGATACTGGGCGAGGTGCGAAAGGGAACGTCGCAAAATGAAGTGCAGAAAGGAAAATAGAGCATGAATGAAACGATGTTTATCGACCCGCAGCGATGCATAGGATGTAGGTCCTGTGTAGCCGCATGCCGCGAGTGCTCGACACACAAGGGCTACTCGATGATCTTTGTCGACTATATCGACCGCAGCGAGACGACCGCTACCATGCCCACCATATGTATGCACTGCGAAGAGCCGACTTGTGCGCTGGTTTGCCCCGCGGACGCGATCAAACAAAATGAAGATGGCGTGGTCATGTCTGCACTGAAGCCACGATGCCTCGATTGCCGCAATTGTGTGAACGCGTGCCCTTTCGGTGTGCCGAAATACAATTCCGCGATGCATCTGCAGATGAAATGCGACATGTGCTACGACCGAACGAGCGAGGGTCTCAAGCCAATGTGCGCAAGCGTCTGTCCGACAGGAGCAATTTCGTTCGGTACTTATGAACAGATCGTTCCGCTACGTAGAACTAAGCCCGTCAATGCTCACGTTTTTGGCAATCAAAGCGTTAAGACAAAAGTCTACATGATGCTGCCGACTGATGCTGATGAGGTAAGCGTCGACGGGTGCGGCGTTTTCGAGGGACAGATAGCGCTTGACGGAGCTAACGTAAGCGAAGAATCGTGGATAGATACTCAAGTGGAGGAATCCAATAAGAGCAATGAATTCTAAAGCATTCCATCAAGATACGATCAATAAGATACTGGCCGCGGATAATGAAATATCGGATGAAGTAAATGTCCGCACAGCGTCGGCTCCGTTTCAGGCCGAGTTCCCTTACGAACGAGACAGCGAAGCTCAGGTCACAAGGCGGGAGTTCTGCAACTTTCTCTTTTTGACGTCGAGTGCACTGTTTTTGGGCGCGGCTGGATTTGCAGGGAAATCTGCGTATGATGCCCGATCGCCAAGAACCTTTACGCCAGCGAAGATCGATGGTGCAATGAGCATCGAACCCGGATCAGCCTTGAATTTCGCGTACCCCTCGGAGGAAGATACCGCGATCCTGATACGCGACACCGACGGCACCTATGCTGCCTTTGGGCAGAAATGCACGCATCTGTCTTGCCCGGTCTACTATTCACAAGCAAACGACCGTCTCGAATGCCCGTGTCACAATGGTGGTTTCAGCTCCAAGACAGGCGAGGTATTGTATGGCCCGCCGCCGCGTCCGCTCGACAGAATTGAGCTTGAGACGATCAATGGTGAAATTTTTGCAGTTAAAAGAGAGGTGCGTGGCAATGAAGGATAACGCCAAGCCGAGAAGACCCCAGAGCCGCGGACTTGCCGCCGTTTGGCAGGCCCGGCTCGCGATGCTTGTAATGATCAACGTGGCTCAGCTCTGGATCCTATCGGCAGCGGTCGAGGCGGCTCTTGCTCAGTCGTATGGGCAGTTGGCACCGCTCGTTATTGCATCGGGAATATGCTGGCTGATCGCTCTGAGCATCTTTCTGTGGTGGCGCCCCGCCGGCGAAGGAGGTAGACGCTATTAACCTTCAATTCTTAAAACTAGCCGTTTTAGGCATCGCGGTAGGCGGAGCACTTGCGATCGGGGTTTACACCTTTGTGTACGCCAAGGGATATTCGTATCTTTCGAACGACCCTGGAAACTGCGCTAATTGCCACATCATGAATGAACAATTTGATGGTTGGCAGAAGGGTAGCCATAAGAACGTCGCGACCTGTAATGATTGTCACACGCCCCACGATACCGTTGGAAAATATATGACCAAAGCCTCGAACGGCTTTTGGCATTCCTATTATTTCACCACTAATACTTTTCATGAACCGATTCAGTTGACCGAGCGAAGCCGGCAGATCACCGAAGAATCCTGTCGGCACTGTCATCAGAATATGGTTGATGCAATAACCGTTTCATTAGATAAAAAGCATACGGATGAGGTGTCTTGTCTCAGGTGCCATCGTTCAGTGGGGCACTTACATTAAAAAATTGGCTCAGTTGTAATACTAGGAGAAGGTAGCATGGAAAACGAAGAAAACACGGTGTCTAAAAAAGCACCGGCCAAATCGAGGTTGTACGGAGGAAAGGTCGTGGTATCGGTCGCGTTTCTAGCGTTTGCCGCGGCCATTCTTGGCCTTGGGCTTCTAACAAATATTCTTGAGCGGAAAAATGAGGCTAAGAACCCTTTTTTTCGTGTGGTTGAATTGACCGACGATACGACCGACCCAGAGGTCTGGGGTAAGAATTTTCCTCTCCAGTATGATGGTTACAAAAAGACCGTCGATCAGGTACGAACTCGTTTTGGCGGCAGTGAGGCGGTTCACAAAACGCCAAAGGACTCTGACCCGCGATCGATGGTAGCCCAGTCGCGTCTGGAAGAGGACCCTCGATTAAAAACGATGTGGGATGGCTATGCTTTTGCTGTCGACTTTCGGGAAGAGCGGGGCCACGCTTTCATGCTGGAAGACCAGATGTTTACTGAAAGGCAGAATGTTGTTAAACAGCCTGGTAGTTGTATTAATTGTCACGCCTCCGCGTACGCTGCTTACAAGAAACTCGGAGGTGGCGACATCGTAGCTGGGTTTCAAGCACTCAACAAACTGCCGTATTTTGAAGCAAAGAAAGAAATTTCACACCCGGTTGCTTGTATAGACTGCCACGATTCACAAACGATGGCATTACGAATTACCAGGCCCGCATTCATGGACGGGATAAAAGCGTATAAGGCGTCTCAAGGGATCCAAAATTATGATGTAAATCGTGATGCAACTCGGCAGGAAATGCGGAGCTACGTCTGCGGTCAGTGCCACGTAGAATACTATTTCAAGGGAGCCGATAAGCAGTTGACCTATCCTTGGGAAAAGGGGCTAAAAGTCGAAAACATTATGGCCTACTATGATGAGGTAAAACACAAAGATTGGTCACACAAGCAAACTGGAGCCGAAGTTCTGAAAGCTCAACACCCTGAATTTGAGATGTTCAACCAGGGAATTCACTCAAGGGCAGGTGTTTCCTGTGCCGATTGTCACATGCCGTATAAACGTGAAGGGGCAATGAAAATCAGCGACCATCATGTTCGGAGCCCGCTCCTGAACATTAGCCAGAGCTGCCAAACTTGTCACAGTACGAGCGAAGCGGAGCTCAAATTCCGGGCCGAGGCGATCCAGGAACGCACTTTCAATATGCGAAACATTGCCATGGACGCTCTTGTGCAGCTCATTGACGATCTTAGGAAAGCGAAGGAAAGGGGCGCGACAGACGAAGACCTCGCAGCGGCACGAGACTTTCAGCGGAAAGCACAGTTTTATCTCGATTTTGTCGAGGCCGAAAACTCAATGGGTTTTCACGCTCCCGCCGAGGCGGTAAGGATCTTAGGCGAATCTGTGAATTTTACACGCCAAGGGCAACTGTCGCTTAAAAATGGAAAAACCCTGCTCGCTACAGCTGCCGCGCACTGATTTCTTCATACGATACCGAGAGTGGTTTAGAGACGTTCTAAGGGACAAAGAAGGGACACGGTATTAGACCATTACCTTTGTGCGGCGATTTGTCCGCATTCTCTGCGAAGTTCTTTGCGATTATGGAAACGAGCACGCCTCCTGGGGCAATCCGGATACTGATATTAAATACACTCGCGTTCACCGTATGTTTTTCGGCGTGGATGTTAAACGGCGTTCTTGTTACTTTTCTTTCGGTAAACCAGGTCTACAAATGGACCGCCTCTGAGATCGGTTGGCTGATGGGAATACCGGTTCTTGCAGGCTCTATTTTTCGTCTGCCTGCGGGTATGCTAACCGACAAGTTTGGTGGCAAACCAGTAATGACGGCGACCTTGCTCCTCTGTGCGGTCCCAATGTTTCTTCTTTCAAAGGTCGATTCATTTACTGGTTTCGCTCTGTGTAGTTTCGGATTTGGGCTTGTCGGTGTAAGTTTTTCGATCGGCATTGCCTACACCTCGGTCTGGTTCCCGAGGTCAAAACAAGGATTTGCTCTCGGTATCTTCGGAGCCGGAAATGCCGGTTCGGCCATCACCACTCTTGTAGCTCCAACATTACTCAACACGTTTACGGCAAACGGTTCGGACATCGATGCCTGGCGCAGACTGCCAATAGTCTATGCCGCGGTCCTTGCGGTTACGGGCGTAATATTCTTTCTGGCGACGACAAATAAGAAGCCGCTGTGGGTAGCGAAGACTTTTGCCGAACAACTCGCCCCTCTCAAGAATATTCGCGTGTGGCGTTTCGGACTGTACTATTTTCTTGTATTTGGCTGCTTTGTCGCTTTTTCGCAATGGCTCGTCCCCTATTTTGTAAACGTCTATTATTTGCCGTTGGTTACAGCCGGTTTGCTGGCCGCACTATTCAGCTTTCCCTCAGGTGTTATCAGGGCGTTCGGCGGCTGGCTGAGCGATCGTTTTGGCGGTCGAAAAGTGATGTATGGCGTCCTCGGCCTGTCGTTACTACTATCCGCTCTGTTGATAATTCCCAAAATGGAAATATCGTCACCGGGCAAGGGGGTCGTAGCCGAACGTGATGGCGTTGTAACAGGTGTCGACGCTGATTCTGTCACTGTGGACGGCAAAAGATATCAGGTCAATGCCAA contains:
- a CDS encoding 4Fe-4S dicluster domain-containing protein gives rise to the protein MNETMFIDPQRCIGCRSCVAACRECSTHKGYSMIFVDYIDRSETTATMPTICMHCEEPTCALVCPADAIKQNEDGVVMSALKPRCLDCRNCVNACPFGVPKYNSAMHLQMKCDMCYDRTSEGLKPMCASVCPTGAISFGTYEQIVPLRRTKPVNAHVFGNQSVKTKVYMMLPTDADEVSVDGCGVFEGQIALDGANVSEESWIDTQVEESNKSNEF
- a CDS encoding Rieske 2Fe-2S domain-containing protein, translated to MNSKAFHQDTINKILAADNEISDEVNVRTASAPFQAEFPYERDSEAQVTRREFCNFLFLTSSALFLGAAGFAGKSAYDARSPRTFTPAKIDGAMSIEPGSALNFAYPSEEDTAILIRDTDGTYAAFGQKCTHLSCPVYYSQANDRLECPCHNGGFSSKTGEVLYGPPPRPLDRIELETINGEIFAVKREVRGNEG
- the nrfH gene encoding cytochrome c nitrite reductase small subunit; the protein is MNLQFLKLAVLGIAVGGALAIGVYTFVYAKGYSYLSNDPGNCANCHIMNEQFDGWQKGSHKNVATCNDCHTPHDTVGKYMTKASNGFWHSYYFTTNTFHEPIQLTERSRQITEESCRHCHQNMVDAITVSLDKKHTDEVSCLRCHRSVGHLH
- a CDS encoding ammonia-forming cytochrome c nitrite reductase subunit c552, which encodes MENEENTVSKKAPAKSRLYGGKVVVSVAFLAFAAAILGLGLLTNILERKNEAKNPFFRVVELTDDTTDPEVWGKNFPLQYDGYKKTVDQVRTRFGGSEAVHKTPKDSDPRSMVAQSRLEEDPRLKTMWDGYAFAVDFREERGHAFMLEDQMFTERQNVVKQPGSCINCHASAYAAYKKLGGGDIVAGFQALNKLPYFEAKKEISHPVACIDCHDSQTMALRITRPAFMDGIKAYKASQGIQNYDVNRDATRQEMRSYVCGQCHVEYYFKGADKQLTYPWEKGLKVENIMAYYDEVKHKDWSHKQTGAEVLKAQHPEFEMFNQGIHSRAGVSCADCHMPYKREGAMKISDHHVRSPLLNISQSCQTCHSTSEAELKFRAEAIQERTFNMRNIAMDALVQLIDDLRKAKERGATDEDLAAARDFQRKAQFYLDFVEAENSMGFHAPAEAVRILGESVNFTRQGQLSLKNGKTLLATAAAH
- a CDS encoding MFS transporter — encoded protein: METSTPPGAIRILILNTLAFTVCFSAWMLNGVLVTFLSVNQVYKWTASEIGWLMGIPVLAGSIFRLPAGMLTDKFGGKPVMTATLLLCAVPMFLLSKVDSFTGFALCSFGFGLVGVSFSIGIAYTSVWFPRSKQGFALGIFGAGNAGSAITTLVAPTLLNTFTANGSDIDAWRRLPIVYAAVLAVTGVIFFLATTNKKPLWVAKTFAEQLAPLKNIRVWRFGLYYFLVFGCFVAFSQWLVPYFVNVYYLPLVTAGLLAALFSFPSGVIRAFGGWLSDRFGGRKVMYGVLGLSLLLSALLIIPKMEISSPGKGVVAERDGVVTGVDADSVTVDGKRYQVNAKKETGSVEQDQMLIFPTKEIWQEPVVQIGQEVKRKELLAKGTTKIFFQANVWIFAGIVMFLGIVWGVGKAAVYKHIPEYFPEEVGVVGGMVGVLGGLGGFVSPIIFGYLLDETGLWTSSWMMMLVLSAICLVWMHRVIQKMMHEQQPDLMKKIED